A window of Glycine soja cultivar W05 chromosome 2, ASM419377v2, whole genome shotgun sequence genomic DNA:
AAGAGGTTGGTTTaggatttttgttcaaaaaatattattaaattgacaTGGTGATGGCGTAGTAGTGATCATTGATTATATAACAACATGTGAGCTCGAGACCCACGCGACCTATATGTTTACGCTTCAGTATATTCTGATTTCTAACTTTTGAAAATGCATTATTTCACAATACTCCCGTTCCTGGTTGTATTTATCAGTTGATTTAGATTGAAATGAGGCAACAGTTTctgtcacaaaaaaaaaaaaaaaaactttactcTTATAtcctctaaaaaaacaaaaaacttaacTCTTGTACAAGTACATACAACTCAACTaagtaaaatttgttttatatttttgccttaaaaaacttgaaaagagtAACCTTATATTCTTCTACTCTATCTTCCTATTACCTTATAtgataagtattaaataaaaattaaattcatttaatgttttgaaaatataaaatatatttaaaacttacCATAAAGTATTGGGAAGATTTATAAGATAGAACAGGAGGATATAATGTTACCCAATTGAAAATAGACAATGCACCTCATCCTTATCCAGGCCAACCACATCCCAGATACATGTTAAAATAGAGGGGCATGATTTATTTATTGCTTAAATGAAATTTTGgtcgtcttttttttttaaattcataattttgatattctattttaatataaaaacatatttcttacattaatttctcatatttcttacaTTTTGGATCCATGGTCAGTTTTGTCTAGTCTACATTAATTTCTTacattttgattaattaaatcattttttaatggtatctaaaataaaatatgttaaatctaCAATtcaattaaaccaaaataaaagaaacaaaataaaaaaattgaagatgagaccaaaattataaacttttaaaatatgaaaactaaatgtctctattttaaaatatgaaaaatcaaaattatggattaaagaaaatagaagaaccaaaattatatttacaaaactaataataatatagaaagaaaaagtcAAGGTCTTCTTAGGCTGATGGTGAGTTTGTACTTTGTTGTTTCCCAAATGAGAGTTGCTATTTGTTAAGAAAGTGTTAACAAAAGAGAGGCAAGGAACGAAATTTGTTTCCGacgaaaaatacaaaaatatcgaCCTTTTGACAATAATAATGTCAAGGTACGGATGCCCATCGTCACTCCCCCAAATGAAAGTTGTTGCGGCCTTTTGTACTCCATTGGCTAAAAAAGAATCTATTCAAAGTGTTCATACAGATACAGGGGAAAGGGGAACCAGATCACTATCTTATTGTTTCCTATGCTGCAATTGCTGTCATGTACCTCCAGCTTTCACGACTAAGTCCTGACAAGTGAaccttcaaattcaaattcaggcAAGGCAATATTTCAGTACCAATCACCAGGTGTAAAAATTGGGCAATAATACATTTACACGTAATGCATAAATTgaagataataaaattttatggcCCAAACATGATAACCAAAACTCAACCAGTGGGTTTATTCCACAGATTATATATTTGGAAAGTTTTTCCCAATATTCCCTGATCCAATCCAATCCTCCTTCTTAAACAAGTTTTCATATATGCAAAAGTCATTTTCCCTCTAAACCTTCTGTTCATCCCAGCTTTTGAATGAGCAAAGGTAATAACAACATATTGCAAACCACATACAAATTCACAATACTGCTATTCATACTAAAGATGGGTGAAGTAGACGGATGGGATGCAGAACTGATTTATCCTTCACTGATTCCTCCCGAGTCAGACAACATCATCTCCATGATTCAAGTCTCCCACATCAATTTGAGCATGTAgattataaaaacaaagaaatccACTTCATAAAAAGTAATCTGGTGCTGGTTTCTTAGCAGGTGTTCCTCTTGATTCCTACAttccattaaaattaaaaaaaaaaaaaattgaaaatcaattggCAATTTCACAATTAAATTTCCACCAGATCATATGTTAGCAAAGAACAAGGAACACCAATTGTTtgcttaaaaatgaaaagatagaGCAATCCAAATGAAAACAAACTGATAAGTAAACAAAGTAAGATAAAACACATTCTTATAGTACTGAACCCAAGGTAATATGAAAAGCACATTCTTAACCACATGAATCAATGAATTTGACTATAGAGGGATTGAAGCTCATATTGCTACAATTTGAGAAAATTGGTATAGCTCACTCTGCGTCAGGAATTCATAATGGCAATAAATATCAGGTGATTTTGCCTACAAACCTGTGGAGCAGCTTCAAACACCCGGAATTGCTTAGTAAGATTTCCATCCAACTCCAGAATTGCAGCTACATTGCCACATCTATGACAAAGATGCAAAGTCTCTTACTAAAAACATCAGAacacaaataagaaaaaaacattttaacagaTTAGTGGATTAGGTACCTGTAGCAATAATTTGGAGCTGACCAGACAGTAACTATCTGGTTATTGAACATCCATTTATATCCTTCCATTACCAACTGATGTGCACGACATATATAGTCAATGTTATTGGAGTGGTTAAAGGAAGTAACAACACTGCCACCAAATAAGTAACCAGCACCACGGGGACTAAGACCCCAGCTATCCACAATATCTTCAGGATCTGACCATAGGAGGTCACACATGGCACCATCATGAGGTACTTCTTGCTTCCGATCAATGGTTCGTATCTAGAtatcaacaataaataatattgctAGTGTACAATCTAAACAAAGACAAACAAAATAGGGTAAATTTCCTAACCTGATCCAGTGTTGAAATGGCAGGAGAAAGACCGCCATGAACACTGAAAATCTTGTTTTCAATTAGGGCAGACAAGCTGCAGTTTGTCGTTATCGAAATAGGAAACTATTAGTGGAAGAGGCAAGCTATACCAATTAAATCTGTAAGTGCAGTTAGGTTGTCTCACAAGCAACTTGACACAAAAATGTTTCCATTTATACCTCTTATCTCTTAATTTTTGGTTATTTCTATGCACAAGAAGTGCTTGCATTTTAACACTTTTTTCGACACTCTGAAGTCTGAATGTTGTCAAAATAACCAAAAATGGATCAAGAAGCAATGAAAGATCATAAGCCATGTGATTGTACACGGATCAAAAAATCctaccaaaaatataaaaagtatattttaacataaaagtATGATGATGTAATTAATTTAGACACGTAATAATACCACAAGACTTGGTAACAATTCAGACATTTATTTTGTAGTTcttgttttattaataataatgcaTCTCGTTTTACATTTGATAATGATTTTGGGGGAGGGGAGCAGAAAGTGTACTGGACTTAGAAACCAGTCCAAAGATTAAAAAGACGTACATTAAATGAAGGCACAAATCAAGCATAATTCACAACTTTTATAAGCCAAAAAATTAAGGACAGGGAAGAAGATCAGATCGAATCAGAAATGCTCAAACGAGAAGCGGAGAACAGAAGCACTCAACACTGAATCACTAGCCACTACAAAGATCAGAACAGAGAAACACTCCAACCCAGGTCAAAATGGGTTTCAAACAAGAACAGAGACTGAAGACAAGTATGGTTACCAAGGTCATACACAAGCAGAGAAAACAGGGAAAATTCTCAATTTCTGGTAAGCCAAGCCAAAACGAGcttaaaatagagaaaagatGGCAGAGACAAGTTCAAATAGAGGGAAATGGCTTAATATGGAGTGCCAcatgaagaaaggaggagagaTTAGGGCAAATATATAATCTTTTCCCCACCAGTAACCAGTTCATAAAACCTAACCCACAATTTCACAGCTCACTCTGCAACTCGTTGAGGATAGATCATTCCGCAAGCTCATGAGCATCGTAATCCCACTCTCGTACAATTCTACATCTAAACAAGAACACAGAATAGCCACAAAACTAGATCATACGATCCTACAGGTAAGATTGACAACACTGCTCTCTTTATTATTGAATTGAATCCCATTATATAATACATGGAATTTACTTAATGATGGAAAGAGTGATGagaaagtattaaatatttgcTAGCATTTTCTGTCTACACACATATTAGACAAGGCTGTCAAAATAACCAATCAATGGATTTTAAAAGCACCCACTCAAACTTATTTCCCTTCCAAAATAAACGAAGACAAGCGACTAAAGCATCCTTCTTATTCTAACCCAGCTCAAGTCCACCCAAACCCCTTTCCCTCTTAAAATAGAAAGGGAATGTTTACATTCCGCTAGTAATTTCAAGAATGAATTAGACACTTGaaagaataataaagaaaaatagtccagaatttttctttctaaagcGATAATTccaatgaaaaacaaaacaggCAGTCCTGGTGCCCATAAAACAAACAGACACTACAAGTAACAAGAGAGGAATTAGCAATTGCATGGCATGGAAAACACAATTTCCAGTGAGAGACCATTTCAGAATTTTTGTAGCAAATCAAGAAACTTTTGAGGAGAAGTAGCTCCCAATGCAAGACTCAAATCAAGTAATGTTTATATTAATATCTCGATCTGCTTTATGCCACCAACAgaaatttatgtataaaatcAGGTGATTTATCAGATATTAGCAAACCTTAAGTAGTCAAATATATCGGTACAATATCTCCAGACATTGACTGAACCATATTTTCGAAGGCACTCATCATAGAATCCATATACCTGTCAAGTGATGGATATTGAGTAAGTAATCTGgagtcataaaatattttaaaaaaatttagtgtcTTTCCCACTTTTCTTCATCATGTTAACGAAAaggatttctttctttcttctactTTAGCTGATAGACAAACCTGAGTGATCTGACGGCTTTCATGGTTTCCCCTAATAAGTGTTATCCGATCTGGATACCTCACCTGATTGTATGTCATTAATTAGTTACAACAATAACGAACAAAATGAAAGAAGCATCATTAAGAGCACAAAAAGAATGAGTAGTTCAACATCTGACAGAACCTAGTTGTCAAAGTCAAAAAAACctttatcatttgtttttcttctttagatcttttaaaaaaaatgataagaaaaagaattCATCAAGAGACAAAGTAGAAAGAATGAGGACTGTGCATCCTCTTAGAAAATAGATTAAAGAAAACAGCATAGACAAAAGAACATAAGCTCAAAAGCAAAGAGTAGTCCTTGTATTTTATAGACAAAGGAGTCCCTTGAGCAAGCAATGAGATTGCAAATAAAATCCTGTCTGACAAGAGAGTGAAAGGACAAAACTGCTGAGCAAATTTCACTCAATtcaaatgcacaaaacaataaccaaaagaacaaattcaaaattttattctcCTTTTCACTGATAAAACCTTAATACCAGACCAGATTAACAAAACATCACCAATAACAAAGCATCCTTATATTACTCACATTATCTCACACCAAAAACTTGTAGAATTTCATTCCAACAATAGCACAATGTGttcccaaaaaagaaaaagattaaaaagttAACTCAAAGACAATATATGCATGACCACCAAGCCCATGGCTCAGAGACCAACCACATTTCTGTTGTAATCATAGATTAAACTCActgaaacattttttaaattgttgcaAGGTGGCCAAAACAGATCTAACAAACAGAAAaagcattaaaaaaacatacaaacCACACAAGATGTTTCTAACTTGCAGTTTTAACATAAGAGAAGAATAGATAATCACCTTAAGAGCGAGCAGAAGCAGAAACGTTTCAACCGAGTAAAACCCTCTATCAACAAAATCCCCCAGGAATAAATAGTTAGTTTTGGGGCAATCCCCTCCTACTTTGAAAAGCTCCTTCATGTCATAAAACTGACCGTGAATATCACCACATATCTACACAAACCAGCAAAACTAATCagttgaaaacaacaaaaaccagAAGCAGGATCATAAAGAAGAGTAAAACCGAACTGCACTGTAATAGAAAAAACACTTTCCGTGTGCCCCCGTGACAGCACCAAACATGAATTTCGTAAATAGGTCTAAATAAAAAGACACAAAAAACACCAAACCCCCATGAAAGAATGACACTAAACCTTTCTCTCGTGACTATATATGACATTTATTACAAACCCTAGATAGATTGAAGTTCCAAGTAAAGTAAAGTAGTTATAGTATTGAACTAAAATCCAATGAGGTAACTTTGTTGAGTGTGAGCTGAAATCAAAAGTAAATCGAAAGGCAGAAAGAGGAAAAGGGGGTAGAGTGACTAACGGTGACAGGAGCGTCGACCCTTTGAACGTTGCTCTCTTCGACGAGGATTTCCATGGCTTTGAGGCAGAGCACCTTCACTTCAGACTCCTTAAGAGGCTCACACCTCTTCAACTGCTCTATTTGCCTGTCCAGGTCTGAAGATGATGACATCTCTCTCTTCTGCTTCAAGCTTTcctctttattttcaaaattactcACTCCCTACTCCCTTCCTTTCCtccttttcatcttttttctaacAGAGTTCTGCATCAGATCTTATATTCTACTGTTAGTTTTAATTCtctctaatttttatttctttttaattaggtcaagaatcaagatttagAGTGTATTGgattacaatttttaaaaaatgtaaaaacatCTTGTGGTATTCCATTAatatttttgagattttttttaaggaaaacaataaaatatatataattataattttttataatttataaaaaaaaattccgtattaaaaatataaaaatatataatttttgataTGTTTGTTTTAAGAAGGATGTGGATCAGATTTTTTGGTATAAAACATCTAAGGAATGttatttaaacttttgaaattttattaattttttttctttttttattagttatttgacttttttttctttcaacacAGATATTATCTTATTTCTTTAATATTCTTCAAAATGTATGTCatatatatttctcttattcttttgagataaaaatatcaaatatactcTTCTCTTAtgaacttttttctttattttttaaattaaattaatgttttattttatgtgttaagattaatcatatttttatgaGTGTTATTCTTAATTTCATCATTTACATAATACTTGGTAATCCTCCTATCAATTTTCTATCCTTATTGttcttttaatatatgtttattattgCACCTCCATTTAAACATGTTATTagtttatttatcataaaataattgtagtaattaaaaaattaaaaaatcaacttataattataaatttattattcaaatccTAAAGTGAGAATGAGAATATGCTattgtaagaaaaattatatatatgagaacATAAAGCTAGAATTaatataactattaaaatattaaaaaaattatatcattttacttttttatctaaacctcataattttttattattttttaactaactcttataattttaaatgtatttttaaagatttatataatccttttaaatcttataaatttataaagtatttttaaattctataattttttataatgtaaatttattaaaatttaaactatcataaaatcttataaaaaaatatgatagatCATAATACTGATACCTAATGTTTTAAAtcacacaattttttaaattcttaatcCAATACACCTCTGCATCTCTCTACGGAAAGTTAATGTATGGCCGCAAACTAagactaatttaatttatatttctcaCCGGCTGTTCTTCCATACTTCATAAACTTGAGATTAAAACCCTGATGAGTAATGATTTCAGTTATGTTATGTCACACTGTGTTGTAGTATTTTCTTTGTATTAcagttaaaaaataagaattttataatataatatatttttcaagtaaataaaaaatattaaaaaaaagttaaactggtatttattgttttttatcctATAACAAGCAACAATATTATAAACGTCATActatttaactaattaaattagatCATGCCAAATAGTATTTATTGTTTGAAATTGAACAGAGGAGGTCAATAAAAATTGATGTAACCAATCAATAAATGTTTAGATTATTAAAGTCTCAATCAAAAAGGGTTATTAAAGTCATTGTTCAAAACTgtattttcaatcaaaataattgacaataaaaaaaaactttatttctttttacacACAAGTATTGCAAttagaaattgaaaaagcagctgtaaaagaaatgaaaatgcaaCTAAGAATCGAATGTTGATAGGTGAGTGTTTGATTAGTAGTTTtcatggttatatatatattgatgtaaaattaagaaaaagacaTTATCAAACAATTATGTCaagttttattgataaaaaattattgattttttaaattaagaaaacctTTGAGTACCTTAAGATTTTCTAAAGGAAATTAGTCTCAATAAATGATCCATGATCCTTCTGACAATGCTGTGCATATAAAAACTAAGAAATGTAGATATatcacaataaaattatttattttgacaacaaaatgacttaaattctcatacaaatagatttttaatcatattattaatatcccttttaaaaatcatattattattatattagtaaAAGAATTTGGTAGTCTGAAAAGGTTAGTGGACAACACTaagataatacaaattattcaatagtattaagaatttaattgatGTGGTAAAAAAGAATCAGTCAATGACGTATCCTTATATATGCCAAGTTTGACCTTAAAATAATTACGttagaaaatatattgattttttaattagagaaTTGTGTAAACATTATACTGATAATACGTGACAGTTAAactcaaattatttttctattaatcagaaaaaattattaattgatgtggtaaaaaaatattaacagcaCAACTACGAAatcgtaaataaaaaaaaattactgacgAATTGTTTGgaatttttaaaaccaaattaaGAAGATGGGAGATGAAATGAATTACAAACCTTATTACATAGCATGCCCTTGTATCcatgttttaaaaaagatattaaattaattgaaattgagTCTAATAAAATTTGAGTTTCTTATGGATGAGTAGCACTAAATAATAAGTCAAAGTTAccaataaattgaaataaaataagctcaatcatcaaattaaataatagaacCATATGCAGGGATTTTGTCTGTCGACATGCTCCTCGCGCAGTATGAGCATTAGTATAAAGAAAATGACAACACGATCAAATGTATATCCAACACCTTTATAGCAACTTTTACACGAACATGTATAATGACaaaataattgtaaattttcttttgataattaaataaagaacataaataatgattaatatttaatagtttAAGTTGCagtaataaaagaaaacataaaatatacacTAAAATCTTAACTTTTATATCATTCGTGTTTATATTAGGCTAAAATGTAATTCTGGTGTAATCTATGTAGCGAATCTCGGCTAGGGGTTCAAGGCTTTGTTGTCTCCCTTCtaaaactaaatcttttgattgAACTGTGTAACTAAATCTTTTCTTGTTCTCGGCTTAGGGTAACACTCTTATAGTAAACTTTATTGGGACCAAATCTCTTGTTTAGTCATATCGAAGTTAAATTATGCTAATATTATTGACATTTACTTGCtgcttatattttatgtttctgTTGTGAAAACAGCGGGTGCAGAAGAACTTAGCGGTTTTAAATAAGCGAGCCAAGGGTGGTTGCTCCTGCATGTGCATGCTTTTATCAATGGTTGGTATGGTGGCTTTGGTTGTTATCATTTGGCTATTGGTCAAATATTTGTAATGTATAAAATACCCAACTTGCCAAGAGTCTGCCTTCATCTTTGTTTCTGCCGTGTGCACTGAAGCATCATAAGCAGGTTTCCTGATTTCTCTTGGTACTTTTCCAATGGAATGGAATTTGTTGAGGTCGTAAAAGGCGATGTATTGTAATTGGCATATTTAGGTGTTTATATATCGTGTGTGTTTTTCTCTTGTACAAATATGAAAGTGAATGCTACGGGCTGGAGTATCAATATGGTTGAGTTTTCACACATTTCTTTGTTCCATTGTGGTCAAGTATTATGTACGTGACTTACATTAATATCGTGCAACTTTAATGTGCAACccagttataaaaaataaaaaataaaaaactttaatgTGCAACCACAACGAGGTACTTAAGTTAAATTTCATGAATCCCATCATAACATTTCATTTTCCCCCTTTCATTTTACACAATTTAAGcaattttctctttgatgatgtaatttcaaaaaattcactAAATAAATACTACAAGTTACTCCACTCCTTCAATcttattagtatttattttgattttaacttaaattttttgtttttttttattattttattaaattttctttcagCTATTCAAAACTTTATTTGTAATGGTTTCTAGAATATTTTTCTCAACTGCATTGATCATTCAAAGAACCAATACAACGTTTTCCTTATAAAAATAACCACTTTACCCTTCGACGACATCTAGATTAGTTAAATGTATTCTATTACCAGATCTTCACACATTAGCTATAAGAATTCCTCAAAGCTTGATCATCATGCAATATCACACATAGACCCTTATAAGTAATGTGTCAAAACCTGGCAATAGAATACATTTAACTAATCTAGATGTCGTCGAAGGGTAAAGTGGTCATTTTtacttttgtaatttaaaagtgaaaataaaatcacaaCATATTCTCAAACTAAAcagcttttaaatttgaaaagaataGTGCACATTGGAGGGGAAAGAACATCAAGAGAATGATATCTCACTTAATTAAGCATCAAGATCATTGTGTCctacaatataatataataattttttttttgatcggccaatataatataataataataattggaaaaatgaaaaagggtAAAAAGAACCATGCAACTAAAAAAAGAGCTTTCGCGGGGATGGTCTAGATTCAACCTTGTTTGAGGACTTGAGGGGAGGAGGGACTACCTTGCTTTCTTGGCCCTCAGCCACCTTGTCAAGCAGCTTTGCAGCCCTTGGATCTGTTAGCAACTTCTTCTGAAAAGACTGTGAGAAGCCAGTTGCAATGATAGTCACGTGAATCTCCCCAGTGTAGCGATCATCAACGACAGCCCCAAATATAATATTAGCAGAAGGATCAGCCAAACTAGTCACAACCTATAAAAATTACACGTGTTAAGGACAAGGCAAATACGAAGAAAAGGTAGGAGTCAACCCAGTAAATATACCATACAGCAAAAGGCAAAATACAGCACAAACTGCAAAGAAAAACAGACCCCTGGAGGATGGAAATATtgatattttcctttcttttttttctcttccagtGAAAGGTTGGTTAGGTATCTAAAATTCCTGACTAGATGGTTTCCAGAGGAatacttaataaatttttttaacatgttacGGTAAATTGAATGCAAAGATATCAACATAACAAAAAACTGAAGCACTCtacttgaaaattgaaattataaacataaaaatcaagaaaCATTATACGGTTAGTTTGCAACAAATTCACAAGATCAAAGGAATAACAAAATGTTTCTTAAGCAAGTGGTGACAATCTTTAAATACCTGAGAAACCCTGTTCACTTCCTGCAGGGTTATGTCCTTTCCTCCAGTAATATTATACACTACCCCAGTAGCTGACTGAATAGAGGATCCAATTAAAGGAGCCAAAGTAGCCTGTTCGGCTGCTTCTTCTGCTCGGTTTTTACCGGAGGAAACACCTACTCCAAGCATTGCAGTCCCAGAGTCTTTCATCACAGCTTTTACATCTGCAAAATCCACATTGACAAGTCCAGGTACCTGCAAGAAGGCACAACAGTTTATAATGtcgagaaaaaaaaagcatggacATACCCTTGACATGAATGCAAAGCCAAAATGCCCAATTATGAAGAAGTGAGCCAGTGACCACTCAAAAGCAGTAAGGAACAAGTAGGTGGAGAATCGTTCAAGCTTTTTAtgtttcccttttctctttGCAAGTTACTGATCTAGTAtttttgaatagaaaaaaaatatgaatacgTAGTTTGCCAATCAACTCACAGTTATAATGTCTGATATTCCCTGTACTCCTTGCCGTAGAACGTCATCTGCAAGACGGAAAGCATCCTGAAGAGGCATCTGCTCATCAGCTATGTCAAGCAGACGGTCATTTGGAATCACTATAAGTGTGTCAACATTTTTCTGCAGCCTTTCGATGGCTTCAAAGGCCTGAAGAAAACCAAATGCAAACTAGAGACTTATTTTCTAGATTTCAAAACACAAACTAAAAGTTTCAGATGAACCATAGACTCTTATCAGCTAGATAAAATAAACTTCAGACGACAAATTATATATACTGGATGACACATAActtaaataacaaattatacaGTGTGTTTGGAAATCCATTCATTTCAAAACAatgtcaaaaaatgaatttccaaACACACTTGTAACCAGGATAAAATAAactgcaaaggaagaagaagacaagtgATATTTTTCAACATAATAAAGAAAGAAGGTAATATTAATTAAGAGTAGAACTTTCAGTAGCCACATTCCCAAATAACGAGAAAAAAGGACACCTGCCTGCAAGGATCTCTTACGTCCTTCAAAACTGAAGGGATAGGTAACAACACCTACAGTCAAGTAACCTGCCTCTTTTGATATTTGGGCTACAACTGGGGCAGCACCAGACCCGGTTCCCCCACCCATCCCAGCCGTTATAAACACCAAATCTGATCCTTTAAGAGCATCAGCAATAGCATCTCTTGATTCCTCTGCAGCTTGTTCCCCCAAAAGTGGATTCCCGCCCGTACCTGCATCACTATCAGGCAATTTGAATCAAAGGCCACCCCTCAATTTCTCAAAAAATTCAGCAAAGAAACAAGACAGTAGCCACAAAAACAAATCACATCATAGCAAAAACTATACAAGTAGAGTGCCTGACCTAATCCACGAGTCAGAACTTCTCCAATTTTAATAGGGTTCTCAGCAGCAGAATTTAACAGTGCCTGAGCATCGGTATTTATTGCATAGAAGTCTACACCCTGATTGAAAATGCAGCAGAATTCGACAATATAATCAGCATTATTCACTTGGTGGCAGCAAAACACAAAGGTGAAAAACTAGATGCATTTCTTTAGGTGCTTTTGTGTCGTTCTCCAATCAGAAGAGTTTCACCTTGGCAACCTATGCTGACATTCAATGTAAGCATTTATTATGCAAACTATCAAGGTGAAACTCTAATTCTAACTGGACAAAGATCTCCTAAATAACTACATCTAAATGGTATTTTATCTTAGAGAATAATGCCACTAGCTACAAATTAACATTGGAATAAATAAGTGACTCCAAAATGTGCTatcaagataaaaaagaaaaaagtaaatagAACTGCTATTAATAACTATCTAACTTGTACAGTAACTATTTTAAAGTGGTAAAACCTCCAAACACAAGAAGCAAAGCATCAAAGTCACTACAAATAGAAACCACTGAAAAAAAATCGATTCTGATAAGAACCAGTTATCGATGTTCCAAATTGGGAAGCAAAGACGATACCTGCAAACCACTACCGATCATGCGATTAACGGCATTGTTGCCGCCACCACCGATGCCGACAACCTTAATTTTGGCGTTATCTACGTAAGCGTAAGAGCATCTCACGGACCCGAAACGACG
This region includes:
- the LOC114402731 gene encoding serine/threonine-protein phosphatase PP-X isozyme 2-like, with translation MSSSSDLDRQIEQLKRCEPLKESEVKVLCLKAMEILVEESNVQRVDAPVTICGDIHGQFYDMKELFKVGGDCPKTNYLFLGDFVDRGFYSVETFLLLLALKVRYPDRITLIRGNHESRQITQVYGFYDECLRKYGSVNVWRYCTDIFDYLSLSALIENKIFSVHGGLSPAISTLDQIRTIDRKQEVPHDGAMCDLLWSDPEDIVDSWGLSPRGAGYLFGGSVVTSFNHSNNIDYICRAHQLVMEGYKWMFNNQIVTVWSAPNYCYRCGNVAAILELDGNLTKQFRVFEAAPQESRGTPAKKPAPDYFL
- the LOC114402738 gene encoding cell division protein FtsZ homolog 1, chloroplastic-like, whose product is MAMLHPLTNPNANELLSLSCSSIFHHNALTTSVSLNPRTTKIAPRRLSRRFGSVRCSYAYVDNAKIKVVGIGGGGNNAVNRMIGSGLQGVDFYAINTDAQALLNSAAENPIKIGEVLTRGLGTGGNPLLGEQAAEESRDAIADALKGSDLVFITAGMGGGTGSGAAPVVAQISKEAGYLTVGVVTYPFSFEGRKRSLQAFEAIERLQKNVDTLIVIPNDRLLDIADEQMPLQDAFRLADDVLRQGVQGISDIITVPGLVNVDFADVKAVMKDSGTAMLGVGVSSGKNRAEEAAEQATLAPLIGSSIQSATGVVYNITGGKDITLQEVNRVSQVVTSLADPSANIIFGAVVDDRYTGEIHVTIIATGFSQSFQKKLLTDPRAAKLLDKVAEGQESKVVPPPLKSSNKVESRPSPRKLFF